The Nitrospirota bacterium genome has a window encoding:
- a CDS encoding type II toxin-antitoxin system RelE/ParE family toxin: protein MFEVRKTETYAQWLDGLRDIRARARIQVRVERLATGNAGDVRPVGEGVSEMRIDSGPGYRVYFTKRGREMVVLLAGGDKRTQTTDIKTALRLARNL from the coding sequence ATGTTTGAGGTTCGCAAAACTGAGACCTACGCGCAGTGGCTTGATGGATTGCGCGACATTCGTGCGCGAGCGCGGATTCAAGTCAGGGTCGAACGCCTGGCGACAGGAAATGCGGGGGATGTGAGGCCAGTGGGTGAAGGCGTTTCTGAAATGCGAATCGATTCTGGTCCCGGCTACCGTGTGTATTTTACGAAGCGCGGACGCGAGATGGTGGTTTTGCTAGCCGGTGGTGACAAACGCACGCAGACCACCGATATCAAAACAGCCTTGCGTCTTGCACGCAATCTGTAG
- a CDS encoding putative addiction module antidote protein produces MSKTTTTRYDVAEHLRTPEEMAAYLEACLEEAEGDAAFIAKALGDIARAKGMALVAKEAGLSRESLYKALSGERNPDFDTILKVVGALGLKLHAQAAGKRLSASSSRASSRGTKRRAA; encoded by the coding sequence ATGAGCAAAACGACGACCACGCGGTACGATGTTGCGGAGCACCTTCGCACGCCGGAAGAAATGGCTGCGTATTTGGAGGCGTGCCTGGAGGAGGCTGAAGGCGATGCCGCCTTTATTGCCAAGGCACTGGGCGATATTGCCAGGGCCAAGGGCATGGCCCTGGTTGCCAAGGAGGCCGGTTTGTCTCGCGAAAGCTTGTATAAAGCGCTCTCTGGTGAGCGGAACCCAGACTTCGATACGATCCTCAAGGTGGTGGGAGCGCTGGGGCTGAAATTACATGCCCAAGCAGCCGGTAAGCGGCTCAGTGCATCAAGCTCTCGTGCAAGCAGTCGCGGGACAAAGCGGCGTGCGGCATGA
- a CDS encoding GNAT family N-acetyltransferase — translation MKQIRPLFQPPPASESLESGPVILRDGTTASLRSTRAEDQAMMQRFIDRLSPASRRHRFFSETAPPADTIVSLCDSSNPSKQLTIVVTRTLAGQPRIIAAGSYWARTADQAEVAMAVDDDYHGKGLGTILLERLAMLAIHRGFTRLWAVTHTDNLAMREVFQESGYPVHETYEGGDMQVEISLHPTENTTTRLELRERIATTASLRPFFYPRSVAVIGASRDPQSIGYRIVEALAVNRFRGAIYPVNPKAATIAGLTAFSSVTAIPGAVDLAVIAVPRDAVLPVLTDCAGKGFGSVIVISSGFAESGPEGKQAQDRLVEVIRQQGMRMIGPNCFGLLNTDPAVRLNATFTSVFPPSGRMAMASQSGALGLAILAAAHRLRLGVSSFVSVGNKADISTNDLLQYWEGDPSTDIILLYLESFGNPRRFARIARRVARHKPIVAIKSGRSLAGRRAASSHTAALASSEVAVDTLFQQSGVIRADTLDELFALARGLSDQPLPNGKRVGIVTNAGGPAILCTDACEAGGLSVPELSKATTAALSAFLPPAASVKNPVDLIASAAPDHYTNAITTLLASKEIDALIVLYMSVTVGDAVGIANGILRGISTARQAGGTDIPIYICWMAEGDLGRTFETAGETIPTFSLPEQPAVVLSKAFRYEAWRTEPLGMIPDFDDIDFGTARAICAQALSQEGPGWLTVEDTRTLLACAKLPVTQGGVARTADQAAALAHDVGFPVAVKLASRQILHKTEMGGVHLNLSDEQAVRNSFEAIQARLAQENKLEAMEGVLVQPMQSGGTEVMVGVTHDPLFGPLIAFGLGGIHVEILGDVRFRITPLTDRDAAQIVREIKGYRLLQGYRGHPAADVEAIEEVLLRLSRLVEEIPEISELDLNPIFALPPGQGCKIVDARIRVEKSSPTV, via the coding sequence ATGAAGCAGATCCGCCCATTGTTCCAACCGCCTCCGGCATCTGAGAGCCTGGAATCTGGACCGGTCATCCTGCGCGATGGCACGACCGCATCCCTCCGCTCGACCCGTGCGGAAGACCAGGCGATGATGCAAAGGTTTATCGATCGGTTGTCACCGGCATCCAGGCGTCATCGGTTCTTTTCTGAAACGGCGCCCCCTGCTGACACCATCGTGTCGCTGTGTGATTCCTCCAATCCCTCCAAACAACTCACCATCGTGGTCACGAGAACCCTCGCAGGACAGCCGCGCATCATCGCCGCCGGCTCATATTGGGCGCGAACCGCCGATCAGGCCGAAGTGGCTATGGCAGTCGACGACGACTATCACGGGAAAGGCCTGGGAACGATCCTGCTCGAACGGTTGGCGATGCTGGCCATACACCGGGGTTTCACCAGACTGTGGGCTGTCACACACACTGACAATCTGGCTATGCGCGAAGTCTTCCAGGAATCCGGGTACCCGGTCCATGAAACCTATGAAGGCGGCGACATGCAAGTCGAGATCTCGCTGCACCCGACCGAGAACACGACGACTCGCTTGGAGTTGCGCGAGCGTATCGCCACGACTGCCTCGCTTCGCCCGTTCTTCTATCCTCGTTCCGTGGCCGTGATCGGAGCGTCCCGCGATCCCCAAAGCATCGGCTACCGGATTGTCGAAGCCCTTGCCGTCAACCGGTTTCGCGGCGCCATCTATCCGGTGAACCCCAAGGCGGCAACCATTGCAGGCTTGACTGCCTTCTCGTCCGTGACTGCAATCCCCGGCGCCGTCGATCTGGCGGTGATTGCCGTACCGCGTGATGCGGTGCTGCCGGTCCTCACCGATTGTGCAGGCAAAGGCTTCGGCTCCGTGATCGTGATCTCCTCGGGCTTTGCCGAATCTGGCCCTGAAGGAAAGCAGGCCCAGGACCGTCTCGTAGAGGTTATCCGTCAACAGGGCATGCGCATGATCGGACCGAACTGCTTTGGGCTCCTGAATACCGATCCGGCCGTCCGTCTCAACGCCACATTTACGTCGGTCTTTCCCCCCTCCGGCCGCATGGCCATGGCCTCCCAGAGCGGCGCGCTGGGGCTCGCAATCCTCGCCGCAGCCCATCGACTTCGGCTGGGCGTATCCTCATTCGTCAGCGTAGGAAATAAAGCCGACATCTCCACGAACGATCTTCTGCAATATTGGGAAGGCGACCCTTCCACCGACATCATTCTCCTCTACCTGGAGTCCTTCGGGAATCCCAGACGGTTTGCGAGAATTGCGCGTCGCGTTGCTCGTCACAAACCGATCGTGGCGATCAAATCCGGCCGGAGCCTCGCCGGACGGCGCGCGGCCAGCTCGCATACCGCCGCACTCGCATCGAGTGAGGTGGCCGTTGACACACTCTTTCAGCAGTCCGGTGTGATCCGCGCAGACACCTTGGATGAGCTCTTTGCCCTGGCCCGAGGGCTTTCCGATCAGCCCTTGCCGAATGGAAAGCGCGTCGGCATCGTTACCAATGCCGGCGGCCCCGCCATTCTCTGCACCGACGCCTGCGAAGCGGGAGGATTGTCTGTCCCCGAGTTGTCCAAGGCGACCACCGCCGCCCTGTCGGCCTTCTTACCTCCCGCCGCCTCGGTGAAGAACCCGGTCGATCTCATCGCATCCGCCGCTCCTGATCATTATACAAACGCGATCACCACCCTCCTCGCCTCCAAAGAGATCGATGCGCTGATTGTTCTCTACATGTCCGTGACTGTCGGCGACGCAGTCGGCATTGCAAACGGGATTTTGCGCGGGATCTCCACTGCCAGACAGGCTGGCGGCACCGACATCCCGATCTATATCTGTTGGATGGCTGAAGGGGACCTCGGGCGGACCTTTGAGACGGCAGGCGAAACGATTCCCACATTTTCATTGCCGGAGCAGCCAGCGGTTGTGCTCAGCAAAGCCTTCCGGTATGAAGCATGGCGCACCGAGCCTCTCGGCATGATTCCAGACTTCGACGACATAGATTTCGGGACTGCGCGAGCGATCTGTGCTCAGGCCCTGTCTCAAGAAGGGCCCGGTTGGTTGACCGTCGAGGACACCAGAACCCTCCTCGCCTGTGCGAAACTTCCTGTGACACAGGGCGGCGTCGCGAGGACCGCAGACCAGGCAGCGGCCCTGGCGCATGACGTGGGATTTCCCGTTGCCGTCAAGCTCGCGTCACGCCAGATCCTGCACAAGACCGAGATGGGCGGCGTGCATCTGAACCTGTCTGATGAGCAGGCCGTGAGGAATTCGTTCGAGGCGATTCAGGCCAGGCTCGCACAAGAAAATAAACTGGAGGCGATGGAAGGTGTGCTCGTGCAGCCGATGCAGTCAGGCGGCACGGAGGTGATGGTCGGCGTGACACATGACCCTCTCTTCGGCCCTTTGATCGCGTTCGGGCTGGGAGGCATTCACGTGGAAATCCTGGGCGATGTGCGATTCCGGATTACACCCCTCACCGATCGTGATGCAGCTCAAATAGTGCGCGAGATCAAGGGCTATCGATTGCTCCAAGGCTACCGAGGCCATCCTGCAGCGGATGTGGAAGCCATCGAAGAGGTACTGCTGCGTCTCTCTCGCCTTGTCGAAGAAATCCCCGAGATCAGCGAACTCGATCTCAATCCGATCTTCGCCCTCCCGCCTGGGCAAGGTTGCAAGATCGTGGACGCCAGAATTCGCGTTGAGAAGAGTTCGCCGACGGTTTAG
- a CDS encoding glutaredoxin family protein, with amino-acid sequence MGICLVLLIVGSGARLQAGEPVPDLEVFVRAGCPHCEAAKTFLDELRRERPLLRIAIYDIAEDPAARQRLATLVAERGLSSVGVPTFLIGTELIVGFLSTDTTGVEIRARLDQNTQAATPPPAVESVQSKWFGELRVRELGLPLFTIVIGLLDGFNPCAMWVLLFLLSLLVNLQDRRKMALIAGTFVLVSGLVYFAFMAAWLNMFLLLGLSRAAQIGLGGIAVLVGAVNVKDFFALHHGIALSIPESAKPGLYTRVRGILQAEHLAGAIAGIVVLAGLVNLVELLCTAGFPALYTQILTLQQMPSWEYYGYLGLYNLAYILDDSLMVMIAVVTLSRRKLQERAGRWLKLVSGIVMAALGGLLLIKPDWLM; translated from the coding sequence ATCGGCATATGCCTTGTCCTACTCATCGTGGGGAGCGGCGCTCGGCTCCAAGCCGGCGAACCAGTCCCGGATCTCGAAGTGTTTGTTCGCGCCGGCTGTCCCCATTGCGAAGCTGCGAAGACTTTTCTCGATGAACTTCGGCGTGAACGGCCACTGCTGCGGATCGCCATCTACGACATAGCTGAGGATCCAGCCGCCCGGCAGCGGCTCGCCACATTAGTCGCTGAACGAGGTTTGTCCAGCGTCGGCGTCCCCACCTTTCTCATCGGCACAGAGCTGATTGTCGGATTCCTCTCAACCGACACGACCGGAGTAGAGATACGCGCCCGGCTTGACCAGAACACCCAAGCTGCTACACCGCCTCCGGCTGTTGAGAGCGTCCAGTCCAAATGGTTCGGCGAGCTTCGCGTCAGGGAACTGGGCCTTCCGCTGTTCACCATTGTCATCGGGTTGCTGGATGGATTCAATCCCTGCGCGATGTGGGTACTGCTCTTTCTATTGTCATTGCTCGTCAATCTTCAAGATCGACGGAAGATGGCGCTCATCGCCGGAACGTTCGTCCTCGTCAGTGGCCTGGTGTATTTTGCCTTCATGGCGGCCTGGCTCAACATGTTTCTCTTGCTCGGTCTTTCGCGCGCTGCTCAGATCGGGCTCGGCGGCATCGCCGTCCTGGTTGGTGCGGTCAATGTGAAGGACTTCTTTGCGCTGCATCACGGCATCGCGCTGAGCATTCCCGAGTCCGCCAAGCCCGGACTGTACACCCGTGTCCGAGGCATACTCCAAGCCGAGCATCTCGCCGGTGCGATAGCAGGGATCGTGGTACTCGCAGGACTCGTGAATCTGGTCGAACTACTCTGTACCGCCGGATTCCCGGCGCTCTACACGCAGATTTTAACTCTTCAACAGATGCCCTCCTGGGAATATTATGGCTACCTCGGCCTCTACAACCTGGCCTATATCTTGGATGACAGTCTCATGGTCATGATCGCGGTGGTCACGCTGAGTCGCAGAAAATTGCAGGAACGTGCCGGTCGTTGGCTGAAATTGGTGAGCGGGATCGTAATGGCCGCCCTTGGTGGCTTATTACTGATAAAACCCGACTGGCTCATGTAA
- a CDS encoding acyl carrier protein, translated as MNTPLAPDQIRKTVLQLLGEIAPEADLTALTPGVSFRDQLDIDSMDFLNFVIMIHKTFGVEIAEADYPKYATLNGCVDQLSDKRVT; from the coding sequence ATGAACACTCCGCTCGCGCCGGACCAAATAAGAAAAACCGTCCTTCAGCTCCTTGGCGAGATCGCGCCGGAGGCAGATCTGACGGCCTTGACGCCCGGCGTCAGCTTCCGTGATCAGCTGGATATCGACTCGATGGACTTCCTCAACTTTGTGATCATGATTCACAAGACCTTTGGCGTAGAGATTGCGGAAGCTGACTATCCGAAGTACGCCACGCTCAATGGCTGCGTGGACCAATTGTCGGACAAGCGGGTGACATGA
- a CDS encoding 2-oxo acid dehydrogenase subunit E2: MAEFVMPTLGSDMTEGTLVQWKKKVGERVVKGEIIAEVDTEKAAIEIESFHTGVLEQLLTEPGDRVPVGTVMAIIREEGIQATPAVQSPASPAPLQRVSPKEPVSSVPPAPPPAAAPVTEPRRLRISPAARKLAGELGVDPASVQGTGPGGAITLDDIQHGAQRQRQEPSAPTAFADAAGDRQARMRQTIAAAMARSKREIPHYYLSSTIDMGRAMTWLKEENIKRPVTDRLLYGVLLVKAVALALRQVPELNALWKDNAAVQSPNIHVGVAVSLRQGGLIAPAIHDTDKRSLGELMTSFQDVVKRARAGTLRGSELSDPTITVTSLGEQGVETVFGVIYPPQVALVGFGKVVERPWVLDGQVVSRPVVTASLSADHRVTDGHRGGVFLSAVDRLLQEPGQL, encoded by the coding sequence ATGGCTGAATTTGTGATGCCCACCCTCGGCTCAGATATGACCGAAGGGACTCTTGTCCAGTGGAAAAAGAAGGTGGGCGAACGGGTGGTCAAGGGTGAGATCATCGCAGAGGTGGATACCGAGAAGGCCGCGATCGAGATCGAATCCTTCCACACGGGAGTCTTGGAGCAACTCCTTACGGAACCAGGCGACCGTGTTCCGGTCGGCACGGTCATGGCAATCATCCGAGAAGAGGGAATTCAGGCGACACCCGCCGTTCAATCTCCCGCATCTCCAGCTCCATTGCAGAGAGTCTCGCCGAAGGAACCGGTTTCATCGGTTCCTCCTGCACCTCCGCCGGCCGCAGCACCGGTTACAGAACCGAGACGGCTTCGCATCTCGCCGGCGGCGCGCAAGCTCGCCGGCGAATTAGGAGTGGATCCCGCCTCTGTTCAGGGCACTGGTCCCGGCGGCGCCATCACCCTGGACGACATTCAACATGGCGCTCAAAGACAACGCCAAGAACCCTCCGCACCCACTGCCTTCGCCGACGCGGCCGGCGATCGCCAGGCCAGGATGCGACAGACCATTGCAGCCGCCATGGCACGATCCAAACGGGAGATCCCCCATTACTATCTGAGCAGCACCATCGACATGGGCCGGGCTATGACGTGGCTCAAAGAAGAAAACATCAAACGGCCGGTGACGGATCGGCTGCTATACGGCGTCTTACTTGTTAAAGCCGTGGCCCTGGCGCTGCGGCAGGTACCGGAGTTGAACGCACTGTGGAAAGACAACGCCGCAGTTCAGAGCCCCAATATCCACGTCGGTGTGGCAGTTTCCCTCCGGCAAGGAGGCCTCATCGCGCCGGCCATTCACGATACGGACAAGCGAAGCCTTGGTGAGCTCATGACCAGCTTCCAGGATGTCGTGAAACGGGCCCGTGCCGGAACGTTACGGGGCTCGGAATTGTCCGACCCGACCATCACGGTCACCAGCTTGGGTGAACAGGGAGTGGAAACCGTGTTCGGCGTCATCTATCCGCCGCAGGTTGCCTTAGTCGGTTTCGGAAAGGTCGTGGAACGTCCGTGGGTCCTCGATGGACAGGTGGTCTCGCGGCCGGTTGTGACCGCAAGCCTGTCGGCGGATCATCGCGTGACCGACGGCCACCGCGGCGGGGTCTTTCTTTCAGCCGTCGATCGTTTGTTGCAGGAGCCAGGACAGCTATGA
- a CDS encoding pyruvate kinase, translating to MNSLPGNRRTTEPDSFLVKTLGNLFQVVQQRAAEARAQFRLSDPDAQCSCDNLLAYLALREHDLQHLQLELAERGLSSLGRLEGSVLHSLRKVMGHVGIEPTDTPLMAPDFAQARSILSRRSAMLLGRPRPHHHTRIMVTLDPDVVRQPELLEQLLVKGMDIARVNCAHDTSHEWSMIITAVRDAEKRLASRGQAIGRSCRVFMDLAGPKVRTGPLMLTTRPLKLTVEKDDYGRPARILEGFLDAEASQTQRVRSPGAPSSFVIALPGQSGLTNLVLGEELRFTDTRGRVRALRLLERVSPTKVRVGLERTTYLEEGMELVTTGGASFRIGPIMPQPVDIRVQAGDRLVLYREPARLGHEARGRQPPGISCTLPAVLEMVKLGHRVCIDDGKITTIVRNLNPEYVELEVIAPHDIPARIRPERGLNFPDSPVDVPAFTAQDREDLRFVAQHATAVGLSFAHHPQDLLDLRKALEDLGCPDLGIVIKVETREAIHRLAQLLLAGLNLPRFGVMIARGDLAVEVGFEHLALVQEDILCLCEAAHVPVIWATQVLENLAKSGLPARAEITDAATGQRADCVMLNKGRFVLDAVKILADLLGSRERQRIKKRQVFRDITAQHGIFDRPETGLHAGTGPSQDPTR from the coding sequence ATGAATTCGTTGCCAGGGAATCGTCGCACCACTGAGCCTGACTCATTCCTCGTCAAGACACTCGGCAACTTATTCCAGGTTGTCCAACAGAGGGCCGCAGAGGCTCGAGCGCAATTCCGTCTTTCAGACCCTGACGCGCAATGCAGCTGCGACAACCTCCTCGCTTACCTGGCGCTGCGTGAGCATGATCTTCAACATCTTCAACTGGAGCTGGCGGAACGTGGGTTGTCCTCTTTGGGAAGGCTCGAAGGCTCGGTACTCCATAGCCTCAGGAAGGTCATGGGGCATGTGGGGATCGAACCGACAGACACTCCTCTTATGGCCCCCGACTTTGCACAGGCACGGTCCATACTGTCCCGGCGCAGCGCCATGTTATTGGGGCGACCTCGCCCGCATCACCACACTCGCATCATGGTGACATTGGACCCTGACGTCGTCAGGCAACCCGAACTGCTTGAGCAGCTTCTGGTGAAGGGGATGGATATCGCCAGGGTCAATTGTGCCCACGACACATCTCATGAATGGTCCATGATCATTACTGCGGTACGGGATGCAGAGAAGCGATTAGCGAGCAGGGGACAAGCGATCGGACGCAGTTGCCGGGTGTTTATGGATCTCGCCGGACCGAAGGTCCGGACCGGGCCGTTGATGCTGACAACCAGGCCGCTCAAACTCACGGTGGAGAAGGACGACTACGGGCGGCCGGCCCGCATTTTGGAAGGATTCCTTGACGCCGAAGCATCGCAAACCCAACGGGTCCGCTCACCGGGCGCCCCTTCGAGCTTTGTTATCGCCCTGCCAGGTCAAAGCGGCCTGACGAACCTGGTGCTCGGCGAAGAACTGCGGTTCACGGACACCAGAGGTCGTGTACGGGCTCTCCGTTTGCTTGAGCGCGTCAGTCCCACGAAAGTTCGTGTCGGGCTGGAGAGAACGACCTATCTTGAAGAAGGAATGGAACTCGTGACGACTGGCGGAGCGAGTTTTCGCATCGGGCCGATCATGCCTCAACCGGTGGACATTCGCGTCCAGGCAGGAGACCGATTGGTCCTCTACCGAGAGCCGGCTCGTCTCGGCCATGAGGCTCGGGGACGGCAGCCGCCTGGAATCAGCTGCACCCTTCCCGCAGTGCTGGAGATGGTAAAGCTGGGACATCGCGTGTGTATCGATGACGGCAAGATTACGACCATCGTCCGGAATCTGAATCCGGAATATGTGGAACTTGAAGTCATCGCTCCGCATGATATCCCGGCACGCATTCGTCCGGAGAGGGGCCTCAATTTCCCCGACTCTCCTGTTGACGTCCCCGCCTTTACGGCCCAGGACCGGGAGGATCTTCGATTTGTCGCGCAGCATGCGACGGCAGTCGGCCTCTCCTTCGCGCACCATCCTCAAGATCTGTTAGATTTGCGCAAGGCCCTAGAAGATCTCGGGTGTCCCGATTTGGGAATCGTGATCAAGGTCGAGACTCGAGAGGCCATTCATCGGTTGGCACAGCTTCTCCTTGCCGGGCTGAACCTACCCAGATTCGGCGTGATGATTGCGCGAGGCGATCTCGCGGTCGAGGTGGGCTTCGAGCATCTGGCACTGGTACAGGAGGATATTCTCTGCCTCTGTGAGGCCGCCCATGTGCCCGTGATCTGGGCGACGCAAGTGCTGGAGAACCTGGCGAAAAGCGGATTGCCTGCACGAGCCGAGATTACCGATGCTGCCACAGGACAGCGGGCCGACTGCGTCATGTTGAATAAAGGCAGGTTTGTGTTGGACGCCGTGAAGATCCTTGCGGATTTGCTCGGTTCGCGAGAACGCCAGCGGATTAAGAAACGGCAGGTCTTTCGTGATATCACAGCCCAGCACGGCATATTCGATCGACCCGAGACCGGTCTGCATGCCGGCACCGGGCCATCTCAGGACCCGACTCGCTAG